The following proteins are encoded in a genomic region of Mus caroli chromosome 18, CAROLI_EIJ_v1.1, whole genome shotgun sequence:
- the Galr1 gene encoding galanin receptor type 1: MELATVNLSEGNGSDPEPPALESRPLFGIGVENFITLVVFGLIFAMGVLGNSLVITVLARSKPGKPRSTTNLFILNLSIADLAYLLFCIPFQATVYALPTWVLGAFICKFIHYFFTVSMLVSIFTLAAMSVDRYVAIVHSRRSSSLRVSRNALLGVGFIWALSIAMASPVAYHQRLFHRDSNQTFCWEQWPNKLHKKAYVVCTFVFGYLLPLLLICFCYAKVLNHLHKKLKNMSKKSEASKKKTAQTVLVVVVVFGISWLPHHVVHLWAEFGAFPLTPASFFFRITAHCLAYSNSSVNPIIYAFLSENFRKAYKQVFKCHVCDESPRSETKENKSRMDTPPSTNCTHV; the protein is encoded by the exons ATGGAACTGGCTACGGTGAACCTCAGTGAAGGGAATGGGAGCGACCCAGAGCCTCCAGCCCTGGAGTCCAGGCCGCTCTTCGGCATTGGCGTGGAGAACTTCATCACGCTGGTAGTGTTTGGTCTGATTTTCGCGATGGGCGTGCTGGGCAACAGCCTGGTGATCACCGTGCTGGCGCGCAGCAAACCCGGCAAGCCGCGCAGCACCACCAACCTGTTTATCCTCAACCTGAGCATCGCAGACCTGGCCTACCTGCTCTTCTGCATCCCTTTTCAGGCCACCGTGTACGCACTGCCCACCTGGGTGCTGGGCGCCTTCATCTGCAAGTTTATACACTACTTCTTCACCGTGTCCATGCTGGTGAGCATCTTCACCCTGGCCGCGATGTCTGTGGATCGCTACGTGGCCATTGTGCACTCGCGGCGCTCCTCCTCCCTCAGGGTGTCCCGCAACGCACTGCTGGGCGTGGGCTTCATCTGGGCGCTGTCCATAGCCATGGCCTCGCCGGTGGCCTACCACCAGCGTCTTTTCCATCGGGACAGCAACCAGACCTTCTGCTGGGAGCAGTGGCCCAACAAGCTCCACAAGAAGGCTTACGTGGTGTGCACTTTCGTCTTTGGCTACCTTCTGCCCTTACTGCTCATCTGCTTTTGCTATGCCAAG GTCCTTAACCATCTGCATAAAAAGCTGAAGAACATGTCAAAAAAGTCAGAAGCATCCAAGAAAAAG ACTGCACAGACCGTCCTGGTGGTCGTTGTAGTATTTGGCATATCCTGGCTGCCCCATCACGTTGTCCACCTCTGGGCTGAGTTTGGAGCCTTCCCACTGACGccagcttccttcttcttcagaatCACAGCCCATTGCTTGGCATACAGCAACTCCTCAGTGAACCCCATCATCTACGCCTTTCTCTCAGAAAACTTCCGGAAGGCGTACAAGCAAGTGTTCAAGTGTCATGTTTGCGATGAATCTCCACGCAGTGAAACTAAGGAAAACAAGAGCCGGATGGACACCCCGCCATCCACCAACTGCACCCACGTGTGA